A region of Paenibacillus sp. 37 DNA encodes the following proteins:
- a CDS encoding phosphotransferase enzyme family protein: MWTLQCGKPSKQCLLEEIIINFNEAINSSNKHVLALVSELFDLEGYNIQLIPPHEGGRNVVYTCEQEGHESLILRVSFLPDRRREDYIAELEYVRYLFEHGASVSNVVNSKKGNLLEEVTYDEHTFFICMFVKAKGKLLVENHYQYREGVPLTEYYYNSGKVLGEMHQLSKSYEPVHGRHHFLDKYNTEHIERLVPESFSLLRSKMVELLQAVKELESNQETLGMIHFDYNDGNYSIDFDTGQITVYDFDNSCYGWYMFDLAGMWINGVGWVQFEPEADKRKQFMDEYFQTVLAGYRSETQVSDAMLEKLPLFIQVSLLENIVDHFEVAQREGKEPEEDDEVLLYLIKCLEEDIPFKGFFHDIYSSEAPFEYEER; this comes from the coding sequence TTGTGGACATTGCAGTGCGGGAAACCGTCCAAACAATGTTTACTGGAGGAGATTATTATTAATTTTAACGAAGCTATTAACAGCAGCAATAAGCATGTATTGGCATTGGTATCCGAGTTGTTTGACCTGGAGGGTTACAACATTCAACTTATTCCGCCTCATGAGGGTGGGCGTAATGTTGTTTACACTTGTGAGCAAGAGGGGCATGAATCGCTAATTCTCAGAGTGTCTTTTTTGCCTGACAGAAGGCGGGAAGATTATATTGCCGAACTGGAGTATGTTCGGTATTTATTTGAGCACGGTGCAAGTGTCTCGAATGTGGTCAACTCGAAAAAGGGCAATCTGCTAGAAGAGGTCACATATGATGAGCATACATTCTTTATCTGTATGTTTGTGAAGGCCAAGGGGAAGTTGCTGGTAGAAAACCATTATCAGTACCGTGAAGGGGTCCCACTTACCGAATACTATTATAATAGCGGTAAAGTTTTGGGGGAAATGCATCAGCTATCCAAAAGCTATGAACCTGTTCATGGCAGGCATCATTTTTTGGACAAATATAATACCGAGCATATCGAGAGGTTGGTCCCTGAATCATTCTCTTTGCTCAGAAGCAAAATGGTGGAACTACTGCAAGCAGTAAAAGAATTGGAGTCGAACCAGGAGACATTGGGCATGATCCATTTCGATTATAATGACGGGAATTATTCGATCGATTTTGATACGGGACAAATCACGGTATATGATTTCGACAATTCCTGTTATGGCTGGTACATGTTTGACCTCGCAGGTATGTGGATCAACGGAGTCGGTTGGGTTCAATTTGAACCTGAAGCGGACAAACGTAAACAGTTCATGGATGAGTATTTCCAAACCGTGCTCGCCGGATACAGATCAGAAACCCAGGTTTCTGATGCGATGCTGGAGAAGCTGCCTTTATTTATTCAAGTCAGCCTTCTGGAGAATATTGTGGATCATTTTGAGGTGGCGCAGCGCGAAGGGAAAGAACCAGAAGAAGATGACGAGGTTCTGCTATATCTCATTAAATGTCTGGAAGAGGATATACCATTTAAGGGATTTTTCCATGATATCTATTCGAGTGAAGCACCCTTTGAATATGAGGAGCGCTGA
- a CDS encoding helix-turn-helix transcriptional regulator, producing MHAGTVNMSIIDELSEYITLRMSSYLEQTHDSHWIEHKSHSDYDLWFITAGYVQITIDGIEHMAGPGDVVFFYPDMPYTASTTGDLCRFIYMHFDFSIAEQKRILGEFQLPGIVPGNLIHEESTLFTSSYQRFKQSNGASGSPLYLKASLLLVIAKILELHRQGLYHGEFLKDRKPRKIEASLEVLQNVFPYVDANLHRAIRVNELAVIAGVSEKYFISLFKKILGITPGQYINQIKMNRARDYLYEKKYTIQQIAGFLGYPDPFTFSKAFKKFYNVPPSKFE from the coding sequence ATGCATGCAGGGACTGTAAATATGAGTATAATCGACGAGCTTTCGGAGTATATCACGCTTCGCATGAGCTCTTATCTGGAACAGACGCATGACAGTCATTGGATTGAGCACAAGTCACATTCCGATTATGATCTGTGGTTCATTACAGCAGGCTACGTCCAGATCACCATCGATGGAATCGAGCATATGGCAGGCCCTGGTGACGTCGTGTTTTTTTATCCGGATATGCCCTACACTGCTTCCACGACCGGAGATCTGTGCCGATTTATATACATGCACTTTGATTTCAGCATCGCTGAGCAAAAGCGAATTCTCGGCGAGTTTCAACTCCCAGGCATTGTACCTGGTAATCTGATTCATGAGGAATCAACGCTGTTCACCTCATCCTATCAAAGATTCAAGCAGAGTAACGGCGCTTCCGGAAGTCCGCTTTACTTGAAAGCCTCTTTACTTCTCGTCATCGCCAAAATTTTGGAATTACATAGGCAAGGGCTGTATCACGGTGAGTTTCTGAAAGACCGAAAACCGAGGAAAATTGAAGCAAGCCTGGAGGTTCTGCAGAATGTCTTCCCATACGTGGATGCGAATCTGCATCGTGCCATCCGAGTGAATGAACTTGCTGTTATTGCTGGCGTCTCTGAGAAATATTTTATTTCTTTGTTCAAAAAAATTCTCGGTATCACACCTGGGCAGTACATTAATCAAATCAAAATGAACCGGGCCAGAGATTATCTGTACGAGAAAAAATATACGATCCAGCAAATTGCCGGATTTCTGGGATATCCTGATCCCTTTACGTTCTCCAAAGCATTCAAAAAATTCTACAACGTGCCTCCTTCCAAATTTGAATAA
- a CDS encoding glycoside hydrolase family 4 gives MKVTSTQHPKVVVIGAGSLFFGRQSIWQMVHSPYLNQGTLALVDTDEERLSKMVTLAEMVAKENNVSLKIEGSVDRRQVLPGADFVVLSFAEQSVKYRGVDCQISLKYGIRMCSGDTIGPGGIFRAMRELPVIMECAKDIEELCPDAWVINYINPSTVHGIALHRYAPKLKSFALCDSHHMPHKKAYYAVRAGIIGNTSQFTAEIDQKFDFRIAGVNHFTWLLKAEYEGKNVMPTIAEAMRKLAGEENNGGDRGAKAIFNDAITYELYDIFGIIPTCTAHTKEYVRYWQGLGKTEDTIPPLSIWETEDRYERHDEMWRQVDDFLTGNIPIADYMSTFGPDHATDIIENMVGNLGKKFFINTLNQDAVTNMNADSFLELLCDVDMDGAKPLHVGEMPRGIRGMQELVLDTHELTVEAVLEQSYEKLRRAMLTDPLVSSISDADKIIHELLELERKMIPDVWYKDRLQYS, from the coding sequence ATGAAGGTTACAAGCACACAGCACCCAAAGGTAGTTGTTATTGGGGCGGGCAGCCTGTTTTTTGGTCGGCAGTCCATCTGGCAGATGGTACACTCCCCATATTTGAATCAGGGAACGCTGGCTTTGGTGGATACGGATGAGGAACGGCTCTCAAAAATGGTAACACTAGCGGAAATGGTCGCCAAGGAGAACAACGTATCCCTAAAGATTGAGGGTTCAGTGGACCGAAGACAGGTACTACCTGGAGCCGACTTCGTTGTGCTCAGCTTTGCGGAGCAATCGGTGAAATATCGGGGCGTCGACTGCCAGATTTCTCTAAAGTATGGGATTCGCATGTGTTCTGGCGATACGATTGGCCCGGGCGGGATCTTTCGTGCGATGCGTGAACTGCCGGTTATTATGGAATGCGCTAAAGACATTGAGGAGTTGTGTCCGGATGCTTGGGTGATCAATTATATTAACCCGTCTACCGTACATGGCATCGCATTACATCGATATGCTCCGAAGCTTAAATCGTTTGCGCTGTGCGATAGTCATCATATGCCCCATAAGAAAGCCTATTATGCCGTACGAGCCGGAATCATCGGAAATACAAGCCAGTTCACTGCAGAAATAGACCAGAAATTCGATTTTCGCATCGCTGGTGTTAATCATTTCACTTGGCTGCTCAAAGCCGAGTATGAAGGAAAAAATGTGATGCCCACAATTGCAGAAGCCATGCGCAAGCTGGCAGGTGAGGAGAATAACGGCGGCGATCGCGGCGCAAAAGCTATTTTTAACGATGCAATTACCTATGAACTATATGATATTTTCGGAATCATTCCCACTTGTACAGCGCATACGAAGGAATACGTTCGGTATTGGCAGGGGCTTGGCAAAACTGAGGACACGATTCCTCCATTATCGATCTGGGAGACAGAGGACAGGTATGAGCGTCATGACGAAATGTGGCGTCAGGTAGATGACTTTCTTACAGGGAACATCCCCATCGCCGATTACATGAGTACTTTTGGGCCGGATCATGCGACCGACATCATTGAGAACATGGTGGGGAACTTGGGCAAAAAATTCTTCATCAATACGCTCAATCAAGACGCTGTAACCAATATGAATGCAGATTCCTTCCTGGAACTCCTATGTGATGTAGATATGGATGGCGCGAAACCACTCCATGTAGGCGAGATGCCGCGTGGAATTAGAGGGATGCAAGAACTTGTACTTGATACGCATGAGCTTACGGTTGAAGCTGTTTTGGAACAAAGCTACGAGAAGCTGAGAAGGGCGATGCTCACCGACCCGCTCGTAAGTTCCATCAGTGACGCGGACAAGATCATCCATGAATTGTTGGAACTGGAGCGTAAGATGATTCCGGACGTTTGGTATAAGGATAGACTGCAGTATAGCTAG
- a CDS encoding LysR family transcriptional regulator, which produces MELLQLKYFQTVAYTEHISKAAAQLNIAQPSLSLTIKRLEDELGTPLFHRRGRNIQLNSSGEILLKHVNRIFIEIENAEMEIKAEEQQISNTIRISITNTRFLTGLISDYINASPETKLHQGIGTRSEIITGLKKGDMHLGITGDPIQDEEIESFVLVEEDIVLVVPTDHTYGGETSISLSVVANEPFISLADNKEYSRFTTMLCEKAGFLPNHAFEVDSHTLLEIIRLNQGVALLPISVCRTLGLRYVKIADDSAIYPISLSWVKQKWLSPAVSEFRDFITSYYEDHAGLFKVE; this is translated from the coding sequence ATGGAATTGCTTCAACTCAAATACTTTCAGACCGTTGCCTATACTGAACACATCTCCAAGGCAGCTGCACAATTGAATATCGCTCAACCTTCCCTAAGTTTAACAATCAAAAGACTTGAGGATGAACTGGGTACCCCCCTATTTCATAGGAGAGGACGAAACATTCAATTGAACTCCTCAGGTGAAATTTTATTGAAACATGTGAACAGAATTTTTATTGAAATTGAAAATGCAGAGATGGAGATTAAAGCGGAGGAACAGCAAATATCCAATACAATCCGGATCTCAATTACGAATACTCGGTTCCTCACAGGTCTCATTAGTGACTATATCAACGCTTCCCCCGAAACTAAGCTTCATCAGGGTATTGGAACCCGCAGTGAAATTATTACAGGTTTGAAGAAAGGCGACATGCATCTGGGGATTACGGGGGATCCGATTCAGGATGAGGAGATTGAGAGTTTTGTCCTGGTTGAGGAGGATATTGTTCTGGTTGTGCCCACGGATCATACATACGGCGGAGAAACAAGCATTTCATTAAGTGTTGTTGCAAATGAGCCCTTTATTTCCCTTGCCGATAATAAGGAGTACAGCCGGTTTACCACCATGCTCTGTGAAAAAGCAGGTTTCCTGCCCAATCATGCATTTGAGGTCGATTCTCATACCCTGCTCGAAATTATTAGACTTAACCAGGGTGTTGCGTTGCTTCCGATCTCCGTATGTAGAACACTAGGGTTACGTTATGTAAAAATTGCTGATGATTCAGCGATATATCCTATTAGCCTATCCTGGGTCAAACAAAAATGGTTATCTCCTGCTGTAAGCGAATTTCGTGATTTTATTACTTCGTATTATGAAGACCATGCTGGCTTGTTTAAAGTGGAGTAG
- a CDS encoding acetoacetate decarboxylase yields the protein MKIDVNNIAKNLNTPLTAPAYPMPPYKFVNREYLNIIYRTDEKALRAAVPEPLEITEPLVKFEVMWMPDVSGLGAYTEAGQVIPVQFNGEKGDYVHSMYVDNFPAIASGRELTAYPKKLGAPKLYTDSDTLVGTLDYGTLRVATATMGYKHVEMDKELAKREICRPNFMIKIATDYTGNLRICDLIRTQITDIEVKEAWTGPARLQLFEHALAPLADLPVLEVVSASHILTNLTLNAAQPVYNYLEEK from the coding sequence ATGAAAATCGATGTGAATAACATAGCTAAAAATCTGAATACACCCCTAACGGCTCCGGCATACCCAATGCCACCGTACAAATTCGTGAATCGTGAGTACTTGAATATTATTTACCGAACCGATGAAAAAGCTTTACGGGCAGCCGTACCAGAACCTCTCGAAATCACTGAACCTTTGGTTAAATTCGAAGTGATGTGGATGCCGGATGTTTCTGGACTGGGGGCTTATACAGAAGCTGGACAAGTTATCCCTGTGCAATTCAATGGGGAGAAGGGCGATTATGTGCATTCGATGTACGTAGACAATTTCCCCGCGATTGCAAGTGGTCGAGAGCTCACCGCCTATCCGAAAAAGCTGGGAGCGCCTAAGTTGTATACCGATTCAGATACACTAGTTGGCACACTTGATTATGGAACGCTGCGTGTAGCCACGGCAACGATGGGGTATAAACACGTGGAGATGGATAAGGAGCTCGCCAAACGTGAAATATGCCGACCTAATTTTATGATTAAGATTGCTACGGACTATACCGGGAATTTAAGAATATGTGATCTGATCCGTACTCAAATTACGGACATCGAAGTGAAGGAAGCTTGGACAGGACCTGCCCGGCTTCAATTGTTCGAACATGCGTTGGCACCTCTTGCAGATCTGCCTGTGTTGGAAGTGGTGTCCGCTTCTCATATCCTTACCAACCTAACCTTAAACGCTGCACAACCTGTATATAACTACCTGGAAGAGAAATAA
- a CDS encoding ketopantoate reductase family protein has product MRIAIVGAGSLGTIVGAYLADGGLDVELIDAYQEHVEALNHTGAKVTGTTEFQAKVKAITPDQKSGQYGLVLLLTKQLYNDSILQELLPFLKEDSMVCSLQNGIPEEKVASIVGEERVIAGSVEFGATFIKPGVSSLTTEYTQFKQYAFQIGELNGEITERIQRVKSVLDLVGGTHISDNLVGTKWSKLLINNAFSGLSAALNGEYGDIIDHEAGIVSAAHIADETIKVARANGVTLVKMNGFDIVSLELNSEEDIPERVKTLRYVMEPSRLLKASMLQDLEKNRKTEIDFINGVVSSKAEGTGIATPYNDLVVQLVKSAEETHTVPDFVTNIKAFEELLSAQ; this is encoded by the coding sequence ATGAGAATTGCAATTGTAGGCGCGGGATCTTTGGGAACCATTGTAGGCGCATATCTTGCGGATGGCGGACTGGACGTTGAGTTAATTGATGCATATCAGGAACATGTTGAAGCTTTAAATCACACGGGTGCTAAAGTGACGGGTACTACGGAGTTTCAGGCAAAAGTAAAAGCAATTACGCCTGATCAGAAATCAGGCCAATATGGCCTCGTTTTACTTTTGACCAAACAACTCTATAACGATTCGATTCTTCAGGAATTACTTCCATTCTTGAAAGAAGACAGTATGGTGTGTTCCTTGCAGAACGGGATTCCGGAAGAAAAAGTCGCGTCTATTGTTGGTGAAGAACGCGTCATTGCAGGCTCCGTTGAGTTTGGCGCTACGTTTATTAAACCAGGTGTATCAAGTCTCACAACGGAGTACACTCAATTTAAGCAGTATGCTTTTCAGATTGGTGAATTGAATGGTGAGATTACCGAACGAATTCAACGCGTGAAATCGGTGTTGGACCTTGTAGGTGGAACACATATTTCCGATAACCTGGTTGGAACCAAATGGTCCAAATTGCTGATCAACAATGCATTCAGTGGTTTGTCCGCTGCATTGAATGGGGAATATGGGGACATCATCGATCATGAAGCTGGCATTGTGAGTGCAGCTCATATTGCGGACGAGACGATTAAAGTTGCTCGCGCCAATGGGGTCACATTGGTTAAAATGAATGGATTTGATATCGTCTCACTCGAACTGAATAGCGAAGAAGATATCCCTGAACGGGTGAAAACATTACGTTACGTGATGGAACCCTCCAGACTGCTCAAAGCAAGCATGCTTCAAGATCTGGAGAAGAACCGCAAAACGGAAATTGATTTTATTAACGGGGTGGTTTCAAGCAAGGCAGAAGGTACCGGAATTGCGACACCTTATAATGATTTGGTTGTACAACTGGTCAAATCTGCTGAAGAAACTCATACCGTTCCTGATTTTGTCACGAATATAAAAGCTTTTGAAGAACTATTAAGTGCACAATAA